The region ATGGTCAATGGATGGTGGGATATTTGATCAAGCTGCCTTTTGAGCCTTTCTGAAAAAAAGTACTTATTCCGTTGGTTAAACTTTTTTTGCATTCATTTCCCTCTATTCTGGTGGGGGAGAATATGAATTTCTGCCTGAAGTTTTGATGCAGAGCCTAATTTCTCTAATGATGATCTACGTATATCCTATTGCTCTGCCCCAGCCTCCGAAGCTGCTTTTAACACCCCATTATTTCCAGCTTCTTTCCCTGATAAATATCCGGTCATAATATCCTGATTTCCTATAATTTACCACAAAAATCGACATTTTTCAACATATTGCGACATGGTCCTCATTGAAATATTCATCAAAATTATATCGATTGGGATTCCAAATAGTTGATCCTGTTTTTATAATTTTTTTACGGGATTCAAATTAAAGGGTTTATGGGGAAAGGGTATCAATTCCAGTGAAGAAAGACGTTTCGAGAATGAAAAGAACTGGCCGGTATAGGGGAGGATATGACCCCTAACCAGGTAAAGGGAATCATAACTGCAGTTATGCTGCCGAACACAGGAAAGGAAGCTCCTTGTGCCGGCAGATAACTTTATACGAGAGGAATGGGTGGGTCAGCAGTTCCCTATATTGTTCCCATCCAACAGGGGACTGGCCTCTCCTAAGCAGAATAGGCTGAGTCTGTGGAGTGCTCTTGTACATGCGATGTATAAAAGCTTTTTATCATCTTTACTGTGGTAGTTTTTCCCATCAGCATCACAGATTAAAACGGAATCAAATTCAAGCCCCTTTGACATATATACAAGAATTATGAAAACACCGTGTAAATCTGCAGAACCCCCGTTTTTTACTAATTGGACATCGGCCCTGTCCTTTAAGCTCTCAAACAGGGAGAGGGCGTTTTTTTCCGTTTTGCAGATCAGTCCGATGGACTGGTACCCCATTTCCAGACAAGCATTTACTTCTGTTATGATCCTATTAAGAAATGACAACTGATCCTTTTCCTCATACCGCCTGGGCTCATCTCCCTTACGGTTGAAGCTCTTTATTTCTGATCTCACCTCCAGGAACCTTATACCATAGTTCAGAATTTCATTTGTACAGCGGAAGCTTTTGTCCATGGTGACAAGGGTTGATTTTTTCCTATGGAGGATTCTCCGGATTTCCTGGTACAAGGATAAGTCTTCGTTTTTTTCAAGGGTCTGATTAATGTCTCCTAAAATCGTAAATTTTGCCTTAGGAAACAGAAAATGAAATATTTCAAAATGAAGGGGATAATAATCCTGGGCTTCGTCAATGACTACCTGCTTTATGGCTTTGTATTTGTTGGCCCCATATAGCTTTAAATTCAGGTAAGTGAGAATCGTCGCATCGTCATAATACAGCATATCAGTATTTAAATTATCCTGGGTATCGGCCAGAATATCATCAATGGAGCCGGGAGGTATGATACCGTCTGCCAGGCTGTAAAAATATTCTTTCTCATGGAACAGCTTTCTATAAACATCCTTAAGGTCAAGTTCCATGAATTTCAGCAGTTCTTCTTTCAGCACCACTTGTTCCGTCTTTTTCAACCGGTATTTCTTCGACTCACTGATCAGCTCCAGAATATACTCCTTTATCAGTTTCAGCCTGCTTCCCAAAGGAGTTTCATTTCTGCCGGATAATATTTTTTCTTTCAGCGCCTCTTTGCTTATGATACACTCACCATCATAGATCACATCCTTAAAATCCATCCAGTGATGAGGAAGATCAGCCATAAAACGGTCCAATATCTCCAGAAACTGGCGGGAGGTTTTAAATTCCATGGATCTCTTGATCCTGTTTCTGTAACTGGTATTGGAGATGAGATTTTCCAGGAATTGATTTCTTGACTGTACCTGTTCATTTTTCAGGACAGAAGCAATGATATCTTCAAATACCACAGAAACCACATGATCCTCACCCAGCTCAGGAAGCACGTTGGAAATATACTGCTCAAATAAAGTATTTGGAGAGATAATCAATATATTATCGGCGGACAGCTTATTGGATAAGCCCTGGTACATTAAGTACGCTGCCCTGTGAAGGGCAATGGATGTCTTCCCGCTGCCTGCCACCCCCTGTACCATCATCAGATCGTTTTCCATATCCCTTATTACGATATCCTGCTCCCGTTGAATGGTTTCAACAATGGTTTTCATCTTAGGCGAAGTATTTTGGGACAGAAGCTTCCTTAAAAACTCGTCTACGATCTGTACATCGGCGTCGAAAAAATATTCCAGCTTTCCCTTGCTGATTTCATATTGGCGTTTTAAACTGACCTGACCAGTTATCCTTCCTCCAGGAGCATCATAAAAAACCTGCCCCAATACGAAACGGTAAAAGACACTAGCTATGGGTGATCTCCAGTCATACACAAAGAATTGGTTTGTACTGTCTTTCTTTAAAGAAGAACGGCCAATGTAGATTTTTTCAAATTCTTCTTCATCCTCAAATCGAAAATCAATCCGTGCAAAATAAGGAGATTGGATCATGTTCTCCAGCCGTGCGATCTTATTTTCCACTGCTTCATAATCTGCAATTTTATCTGCAATCGGATTTGCATATTGGTTCAGAGCTGCAAGAGCCTCAAAGCCTTCACTGCTCCAAAGGTTTGATATGGAGTGGGAAGTATTCTCCCGCAGCTCCTTCTTGGCAGAAATAATGGCCGACTTATTTACCTCATTGCGCTCCCTTGCCTGGTCAAGCTGTTCCCTTGCCAAAGCTATGGTTTGTTTGAATCTGGTATTTTCAAATTCTAATTCCATCTGGCTATTTATCATCACCAATACCACCTCTCTTTTAGAATTGGCAGAATATCTGTTTCCTAAACCGTTATTCAAAAAGTCTAGCACAACAGAAATCAGAAAAACAGTCTTGTTGTTGGCAATTCTGTGTGTTACAATTAAGGTGGAAGGGAAGGTGATTGTGCAGATGTTCAATCACCTTCCCTTTTCTCTGTTAGACAGCCTTCCTTCCAGTAATGCATAAGCCGAAAAATTCTCTGCTGACTGCGGTCTTCTGTAATTGCTTCTATGCTTCCCTGCCCGGCAGACTGCATTCCGGATATCTTCAACGGTATAACAAGAAACTAAGAATAATATCCTTTTACCTGTAGATAATAAGCCTATTACTAATAAGGAGAATAACAATGTCAAAAGACTCACAACTTGATCCAAAATCCATTCGTAAGAAAAAAGCCAATGGCGGTCCTACCATGGCAGAAAGCGCACTCGATGGGGAAAGCCGGAACACGAAGAAGCAGTCCGGCAGCCGCCATAAACCCGGCAACGATAAATAAACCGCATTTTTGCAAAGGAGCAAATGATATGAATCGTGATAAGCTCATAGCCCAAGTAAAAAACGAATACGCACGCATCGCCTCAACAGAATCCCAGCAGCATTTCCATCAAACCACAACCGATCTGACACCGGAAGCCTATTATGAAAACCTGTTAGGTATGGCTATCAGTGAAATTAACAGAGGAACCTTCGACAATTTCAAATCCGGAGAAGAAGTGGTAACTGCTATTGCAAATGATAAGACGTGGCTTTCGGAATGGAAGTAACTATCCTTGCTTACAAAATAAAAGGCTCAGATTATTGTTTGAGCCTTTTATGATAGATACGTTTATATATTTTGTTTTAACAGCATCTGCAGTCATGATCTGCGGCGATTGCAGAAAAATTTACGTTGTTAATAGTAACAGATGCATCCGCTGTAGCTGTAGTTGCTACTACAGAATAGGTACAACACTCATCGTGGCAAATGTCACAATCACAAACAAAGAAAGAAAATGTTGAAGTACCGGAAAACCCAGGTGCTACCGGTGGAATGATTGCTGTTGTAAATGGAACTGAAAAGACCAACTGGGGTCCTACTGGTATTGGGTTAAGCTGATTGCTGCAAAGTTTAAACACCTGAAAGCTTACAACTGTACTATCAATGGTGGTAGGGCTTGAATACGCTATCGTACTTGCAAATTCAAGCTTCATACAAGGATTACATAAACTGGAGGTATTTAAAGAAAGGGTACTGGCGGTAAACGTAGTATCTGCCAAAGTATCCGGAGTGATTGATATTACTCCGCCTGGTGTTCCGCATTTTAAAATAGCCTTGTTTCCTTTTTGGCAAAGTTGATTGCATGGATAACATTCGTCATCATGCTCCGGATCATCTGTAATAATAGCCGCCAGTCTAGCTGCAAAGATTCCGGCATTCCCAATAATTGGGGCAGATCCGCCGGCTGAAACAACAATACTATAGGTGCAGCAATCATTAGAACATAAATCGCAATCACATACAAAAAAGGAAAACATATTTGCAAAATAAGCTGGTACTGATTGTGTAAAGTAATATTGTGGACCGATAGGAATCGGCAGTTGATCATTACATGATCTATATAATTGAAAATTTAAAGTTCCCTGAAAAAGCGTTCCAATTATATTAGAGGAAAATTCCAGCATGATGCACGAGTTACAAAGTTTAGAGGTATCCAGAGTGATCGTTGCGGCTGGTAAAGTAGTTCCAATACCCGCACCATTAAAGAATAAAGCTTGGCTAATCTCCCCGCATTTCAGGATTGTTCTGTTTGAGCCGCAACCCTTAATACTATCTCCACAATCATCGTTAATATTAGATTTTATTGATAAATTCATATTATTTACTCCCTCACATTGAGTTTTTTAAAGTTCAAATGAATCCTACTATGTACTTATAAAAAACAGGTTAATGGAGTAAGTCATTTATTCATTTATCTAATATATAATATGAAATAAATGAATATACGTGATTTTTTCTTATTAACGTCTGCGGGTTTGTAAAATTTTTACTGTAAAATAGCGATTGATGAATGTATTTTAAATCCTTCCTTTTCCTTCCCACGTACCCCGAAAGACAGGCACTAATGGTTTACATACTTCTGTATTTTGTTACGGATCTGTTTTTCCTGCCAGAATAAATAAAACCTCCAAAATGAGTAATATTTTTACATCAATTTGGAGATTTCCACAAACACTGAATGCTTCTTGCAGTCTTAAGAATCTTATATGATTATTTGTGATTCAAATACTCACATATGTGATCAATGGTTATATCTTTTTCAACCATACTTTCCGCTATATCCTCCATGAAATCCTTTGACAGGTAAAATTCACCTTTATTCTGGCTCCCATTAAATCTACCATTTTTTGTCCTTCCTTGAAAACTTATGAAAACTCTTTTTTTCTTTCAATGTTCCATCTGCTGTCATTCGGTACTTTTTCTTTGTTGCTGAAGCTCCATCTACGGAAGAGGTATGCAATGGCTCTCTCTTTGATGATACACCCGGTTTAAGTGAGGCCGTCTGGAGTGAGGCTTTTGATTTTAGAAATGCTCTTTCCGGATGTTTGGCTTTGGTTTTCTCCGTTTTCGCTGCTTCTCTACGTGGCTGCACTGCCTTTATCCCAGGAACGTTGTTCTTTAAGGGGTAGGGATGGTCTTTTATTTCTGTTATTTTTTTCCCAATCAGCCTTTCAATATCATTCAGTTGTTCCTTTTCATCATAATCACAGAACGATATTGCGGTTCCGCCTAGTCCTGCCCGGCCTGTCCGCCCAATACGATGTACATACGTCTCTGGGATATCCGGCAGGTCATAATTAATCACATGAGTTAGTTCATCGATGTCTATTCCCCTTGCTGCAATATCTGTTGCAATCAATATCCGCAATGATTTGTTTTTAAAATTGTTTAATGCACTCTGGCGGGCTCCTTGTGATTTATCTCCATGGATTGCCTGTGCAATTACGTTATTCCTTGATAATTGCTTATTCAGTCGGTCCGCACCGTGCTTGGTACGTGTAAATACCAGGGCGGAAACTATGTTGTTATCTTTTAGAACGTGCAAAAGCAAATCCTTCTTATTACTTTTATCTACAAAGTACACATACTGCCCGATGGTATCCACGGTTGAAGATACCGGAGTGATTTCTATTTTCGCAGGAGCCTTTAAAATCGTACCTGCCAGCTTGGCAATGTCCGGCGGCATCGTAGCCGAGAAAAGTAAAGTTTGCTTTTTTAAAGGAGTTCTGGCAATGATCTTTTTTACGTCATGAATAAATCCCATGTCCAGCATACGGTCCGCTTCGTCCAGTATCAATATTTTAATATGATCTATATTAACAATTTTTTGATCAATTAAGGCCAGAAGTCGCCCTGGCGTTGCCACCAGGATATCTACCCTTTGTTTTAATTTTTCCTCCTGGGGCTTTTGGGATACTCCCCCAAAGACTACGCAGCACTTTAAATCAGTGAATTTTCCATAAGTATTAAAACTTTCATATATTTGCAGAGCCAGCTCTCTTGTCGGCGTTACAATCAGGGCCCTTATATTCTGTTTTGCCCCATGTGACTCTTTCTCTTCTCTCAGCAGCTGAATCGTTGGTATGGCAAATGCAGCTGTTTTTCCGGTGCCTGTCTGGGCACAGCCAAGTAAATCCCTGCCGCTTAATATAACAGGTATTGCCTCTTCCTGTATCGGTGTAGGAATAAGGTAACTTTCTTTTTCCAATGCCTTTATTATATCAGGTATAATATTTAAATCTTTAAATTGCATAAAATCTCCTTTTAATCTGTTTTGTTTAAATGAGTCTTTTGTTATTTTGTCAAGCGGTCCCCTGCGCAAGGAGTGATCAGGGAATACTCTTTTTCGTTTCGCCAATCCGGCCGCTTCCAGCCTTTTTAGTCATTCCCTGAACAGCTTATTGAAATTCATGCTGCAGCGCACATCAACTAAATCGTTCACAGGGTCAGCGAGGTGCCAGGAGATCCGGTAGAAAAAAGCAAGATAAACTGCTCCCTTTCTTTATGACAGGGGGCAGTTTATCTTACGCCACTGCTATTTAACAACTCTTGCCATTAATACAACAGACTCCACATGCAACGCCTATAGAAGCTTCATTTTATAATATCACTAATTTATATTTATTGCTACCTATAAAAACTGCAAATACACCATTAAATTGTAACTAAGCGATAAAAGGCCGCTCGAAGTAACTGTAGTCAATCTGAAAGATGTTGCCCCATTTGTAAAATAAGTGCGAAAACGCACAGACTGACTTGCCCTGTTTACTTTATGCAGGTGTATATTTTAAACAGGATCACAAATAATAATAAAAGCTTCTGACAATAATGTGACGGGGTATGCAAACCGTTGCAAATTAACTTATGGACTTAAGGGATGTGAAATATGGACTATCTAATAATTTTTCTTAGAATAATTACGATTCTTCCTTTGTTTCTATTTATTACAATGCTGACTGGAAGACGGAAAATCGGAGAATTGCCGGTATTCGATTTCTTGACAATCCTGGTATTGGGATCTGTCGTTGGTGCGGACATAGCAGATCCAAAAGTTGAACATCTGCCGACTGTTTTTTCAGTTATAATAATCATGCTTTTACACTATATTTACAGCATTATTATCATAAAGAACAGGAATCTGGGTAAATGGCTTACTTTCGAGCCTGTTGTAGTTATTGAGAACGGTGATTTTGTAAAAGGGAATATGAAAAAACTCAAATATAGTATTGACAATATTCTGGCATTATTAAGAGAAAAGGATGTTTTCGATATCAGTGAAGTAGAATTTGCAGTTATAGAATCTACCGGGCAGTTAAGTGTTCAGATAAAATCTCAGTTCCAGCCTTTGACACCGAGTGAAATAAACCTTGATACGGAATACAAAGGATTAGCTCTTCCTTTGATTGTGGAAGGGAAAGTATACAAACACAATCTGCAGAAGCTCGGGCTGGATGATGACTGGTTGAGGGAGCAATTAAGCGAAAATAACATACATTCAGTGAAGGAGATTTTTTTTGCATCTATTAATTCTCAAGGTAATCTTTATATTTCCAAAGGTTTGGAAAAACCCCGGGAAATAGGGATTTTGCGTCACTAAGCATTTATTGGGTACCCGGGATTTTTCAGAGATAATCTCTGACTTAGGAAAATATCAAGAATAAACACAATAGGAGGTTGAAATGAAATATCTTGAGATACTTTTCAGAATAATTACGATCTTGCCCATGTTTCTTGTAATTACCTTGCTGACCGGCAGAAGGAAGATTGGGGAACTACCTGTTTTTGATTTTCTTTCACTCTTAGCTGTTGGGGCTGTCGTTGGTGCAGACATAGCAGATCCCGATATCGAGCATTGGCCGACCGCTTATGCAGTTATATTAATTATGCTGCTGCATTATATTTACTCCATAGTATTGGTGAAAAGCAAGAGAGTAGGCAAACTTCTTACATTCGAGCCTGTTGTCGTAATAGAAAACGGACAGTTTGTGAAAGGAAATATGAAAAAATTAAAATATAGTATAGACAATATATTGACACTTTTAAGGGACAAGGATGTTTTTGATCTGAATGAAGTTGAGTTTGCAATCATAGAGTCGACCGGACAGCTTAGTGTACTAAAAAAGTCTCAATACCAACCGATAACTCCAAGTGAAATCAAAATAAATACGGATTATGTGGGTTTGTCGATTCCCCT is a window of [Clostridium] saccharolyticum WM1 DNA encoding:
- a CDS encoding DUF421 domain-containing protein; translated protein: MKYLEILFRIITILPMFLVITLLTGRRKIGELPVFDFLSLLAVGAVVGADIADPDIEHWPTAYAVILIMLLHYIYSIVLVKSKRVGKLLTFEPVVVIENGQFVKGNMKKLKYSIDNILTLLRDKDVFDLNEVEFAIIESTGQLSVLKKSQYQPITPSEIKINTDYVGLSIPLIVEGTIYKENLERLNLDEKWLSSQLKTNNVASEKDVFYAAFNTKGELYISVGKEKSSSLHDLRH
- a CDS encoding DEAD/DEAH box helicase, whose amino-acid sequence is MQFKDLNIIPDIIKALEKESYLIPTPIQEEAIPVILSGRDLLGCAQTGTGKTAAFAIPTIQLLREEKESHGAKQNIRALIVTPTRELALQIYESFNTYGKFTDLKCCVVFGGVSQKPQEEKLKQRVDILVATPGRLLALIDQKIVNIDHIKILILDEADRMLDMGFIHDVKKIIARTPLKKQTLLFSATMPPDIAKLAGTILKAPAKIEITPVSSTVDTIGQYVYFVDKSNKKDLLLHVLKDNNIVSALVFTRTKHGADRLNKQLSRNNVIAQAIHGDKSQGARQSALNNFKNKSLRILIATDIAARGIDIDELTHVINYDLPDIPETYVHRIGRTGRAGLGGTAISFCDYDEKEQLNDIERLIGKKITEIKDHPYPLKNNVPGIKAVQPRREAAKTEKTKAKHPERAFLKSKASLQTASLKPGVSSKREPLHTSSVDGASATKKKYRMTADGTLKEKKSFHKFSRKDKKW
- a CDS encoding DUF4489 domain-containing protein is translated as MNLSIKSNINDDCGDSIKGCGSNRTILKCGEISQALFFNGAGIGTTLPAATITLDTSKLCNSCIMLEFSSNIIGTLFQGTLNFQLYRSCNDQLPIPIGPQYYFTQSVPAYFANMFSFFVCDCDLCSNDCCTYSIVVSAGGSAPIIGNAGIFAARLAAIITDDPEHDDECYPCNQLCQKGNKAILKCGTPGGVISITPDTLADTTFTASTLSLNTSSLCNPCMKLEFASTIAYSSPTTIDSTVVSFQVFKLCSNQLNPIPVGPQLVFSVPFTTAIIPPVAPGFSGTSTFSFFVCDCDICHDECCTYSVVATTATADASVTINNVNFSAIAADHDCRCC
- a CDS encoding YetF domain-containing protein codes for the protein MDYLIIFLRIITILPLFLFITMLTGRRKIGELPVFDFLTILVLGSVVGADIADPKVEHLPTVFSVIIIMLLHYIYSIIIIKNRNLGKWLTFEPVVVIENGDFVKGNMKKLKYSIDNILALLREKDVFDISEVEFAVIESTGQLSVQIKSQFQPLTPSEINLDTEYKGLALPLIVEGKVYKHNLQKLGLDDDWLREQLSENNIHSVKEIFFASINSQGNLYISKGLEKPREIGILRH
- a CDS encoding HelD family protein — encoded protein: MINSQMELEFENTRFKQTIALAREQLDQARERNEVNKSAIISAKKELRENTSHSISNLWSSEGFEALAALNQYANPIADKIADYEAVENKIARLENMIQSPYFARIDFRFEDEEEFEKIYIGRSSLKKDSTNQFFVYDWRSPIASVFYRFVLGQVFYDAPGGRITGQVSLKRQYEISKGKLEYFFDADVQIVDEFLRKLLSQNTSPKMKTIVETIQREQDIVIRDMENDLMMVQGVAGSGKTSIALHRAAYLMYQGLSNKLSADNILIISPNTLFEQYISNVLPELGEDHVVSVVFEDIIASVLKNEQVQSRNQFLENLISNTSYRNRIKRSMEFKTSRQFLEILDRFMADLPHHWMDFKDVIYDGECIISKEALKEKILSGRNETPLGSRLKLIKEYILELISESKKYRLKKTEQVVLKEELLKFMELDLKDVYRKLFHEKEYFYSLADGIIPPGSIDDILADTQDNLNTDMLYYDDATILTYLNLKLYGANKYKAIKQVVIDEAQDYYPLHFEIFHFLFPKAKFTILGDINQTLEKNEDLSLYQEIRRILHRKKSTLVTMDKSFRCTNEILNYGIRFLEVRSEIKSFNRKGDEPRRYEEKDQLSFLNRIITEVNACLEMGYQSIGLICKTEKNALSLFESLKDRADVQLVKNGGSADLHGVFIILVYMSKGLEFDSVLICDADGKNYHSKDDKKLLYIACTRALHRLSLFCLGEASPLLDGNNIGNC